DNA from Fibrobacter sp. UWP2:
CGAGTCCAAGTATGAGTCTTGCAAGAGCGAGAACGGCGGCGGCTGGGGGGCGACTTCCGCTTACGCCTACAAGGGGATTTGCCCTGGCGTTTATTACGATTTTGAAGACCGCAGCGAAGAGTTCGTGACGAAGATTGTGAAGCCGGCGTTCTCCAAAGTAAAACGCGTGGGCGTGTGGATTTCGCACGATACGTTTGTAGTTCCCATAACGGTTTATGGCTCTAACAAAAAGGTCAACCTGCGTTACTTTGATACCAAGCAGTGGATTTATTACTTGGCGGGGATTGCCATCATCATGGATTCGAAGGGCAATATCCGTTACGTGCCTGTGCGTGGACTTGATTCGGGAACCATGACAATGTAGGTGAGCGGTGAAAAAGAGTGTATGGTGTGTTGGATGCTTGGTGGCCGTTTTGGCGGTCGCGTTTGTCGCAGGTTGTAGCGACGGTAACGGCGTCATGCCTGGTGGCGGGGAAGGCTCCCCCGAGGTTGTCGAGAAAATAGACGCTCCGCTTTTTGTCTATGAAATATTGGCAGACCGGATGGCAACGGATTCGACTGCTATCGACATACTGGACATGTTGTCCGAACCGCGCGTGGAACAACTCTTGATGAACCACGTTCCCGAGGAAGTGGTGCATGTGCAGGCGAAGCGCGAAGCGGCTGCCGCCTTCGGGATAGATTCCGTACAGCTCGCAAACGATTCCGGCGCGGTGATGCTCGCCGTCTCTGCGATGGTGCAGAACCGTGAAAGCAAGGATGGGACGATGAACCTTATTCGCAATCTGGGCGAGGACCTGAAGGGGGATGGCGTCTGGAACGACCCGAACTGGAAAATCAAGATTGCGGACTGGGTCGTGGGACTTGATTCCAACTGGCGGTATAACGATGTCCGCAACAATGCGGCTCCGTACTATGGCGGGAACGTGCCGTATTTTGAAAAGTACATGCGGGCGTTTTTCCCGATTGCCTACGGTTTTGAACCGTGTGACGCCTCGAATGCGGGGACGGTCACGTACGTAAATCAGGGTCAGAGCGTCTATTTCGCGAACAACTATGAGCATGCGGACCATTCGCGGGTGCGATTCATTTGCGATGCGAACGGGTTCCAGTGGCGCGTGGCAAGTGCCATCGAGAAGGATACGGCGGGCTTCGGTGCGGGCGAGTACGATAAGGAAGTGCGCGAAGGCCGCGTGAACCACGACAACTACTACATCTTCGATGCGGGCCGTTGGCGCGCCGCGACCCCGCAGGAGGCTGACGGCTTTACCGACCTCGTGCAGGTGTACGCAAACCTCAAGTCGAGCGAGAAGGTTGTGTTCATCATCCGGCACAGCGAACGCACGAGTGAAACGGGCGCAAGCGGCCACCTGACTGACAACGGGAAGAAATATGCCCGCGATTTGGGTGCGCGCCTCGCGAAAGTCGGGACGGAGGATTTCTACTTCGGGTATTCGGGCTACACGCGCACATACGAGACCTGCGAGTACATTGCGCAGGGCAAGGGGCAGGTCAACTACACCATAGAGGTACTCCCGTACATGGATGGCGCCTGGTACGTGAAGGATGCCGCCAAGGCGGATGCTTACGTGAATTCCGATGGCGGAGGCTGGATGGTGTATTCCAAGTACGGCTTTACCGGCGCTTACTCCGATGCGTTCTACGACTTGGAAACCCGAAGCGAGCAGTTGCTCAAGGACCAGATTCTAGCGAACATCGGGAGCATGAAGCGCGTGAACGTGATGTGTACGCACGACTACCTGGTAGTGCCATTGCTTGCCTACACGACTGACGGCCACGCGAACGTTCGCTACTACGAGAAGAACCGCTGGGTCAACTACATGGCGGGCGTGGCGATGATTATCTCTGCCGATGGGTCTGTACGGTATGTTCCTGTGAAGGGCCTTGAAACGGGAATAATGTAACTCTGACTCGAAAAAAGATATATTAAAGAAAAACGGCGCCATATGAATTTTACCTGTAAGATAGGGTTACAGGGAATCGGGGTGATTGTCGCGGCTGAATTGACCCAGAATTAAAGCGTTTCTGACCAAAAAATCCCAACGACTAGTCTCTAACCACTAGTCAGTTTTCTATATTCTCCCGCGTTGATTTTTATCAAACAGTTCACTTAATTAAATGGACACATTCCTATATGAATGAAACAGTACAGAATGCAGCCGATTCCGCAGTAGCCCCGGCCCCCGCCGCGGCCCCTGTCGCCGAAGAAGCTGTGCAGCAACCGGCTATCGTTGCAAGCGAACCGGCTGCCAAGGTGAAGGGCAAGTTCGACGAACAGCTCGGGCTCATGCTCCCCTCCGACGCAGCCCAAGTCCAGGCGCAGCTTTCCATGCCGGGCATGAGCGATGACATGGTTTACAAGATCGTGGAAACCCACGGCGGTAACCATGCGGTTCTCTACAAGACTTACGACCAGGCAGTGCTTGCCCGCGACGTGCGCGATTCCATCGAGAACGCCGCCGGCCACAAGGTCCTCCCCATCGCGAAGGCGAAGCTCGGGTCCACCTATTGCAAGGGCGAATACTCCACCGAACAGGGCTGCAAGGGCGAATCCGACACGTTCGGCATCGGTTCCCTGGTTGAATTCCAGGCCACCGGCCTCATAGTGGTGATGGTGGTGATTATCGGCCTCACGGTGCTCTGCTACCTCATGAATTTCATCATGGCGAAGCTCGGCCTCAACAAGATCAAGGCTCCGGCACCCGCGGTCAAGGCTGCTCCTGCCGCCGCCGCTCCCAAGACGATCGCCCCGGCCCACTGCGACTGGGACCCGAACGCCAAGAGCGTCCACCCGGGCTTCACCAACAAGCAGCTCCAGGCATTCCTCGGCATTGCCGCCGTCGCCGCCCTGGAAGAACACCCCGGCATGAGCAACGATACGTTCCTTGCCCTGGTGACCGCCGCTGCGACCCAGGCCATCGGTCAGCCCTGCCGCGTGACCGCCTACAAGAACATTAACTCCCCTGCTTGGACGATTGTCAAGTAAGGTCAACTTTTAAAACTTAACAGGCTTATTAGCCAGGAAAAATCAAAATGAAGAAAACAGTCCGTATCAGTTTCGAAGGCAAGACCTACGACGTCGAAGTAGAAGTTCTTGATTCCGCCGTCGCCGCCGCTCCGGCAGCCCCGGTCGCCGCTGCCCCCGCTGCCGCTCCTGCCGCAGCTCCCGCCGCAGCCGGTGGTACCGAAGTGAAGTGCCCGCTCGCCGGTTCCGTGTTCAAGCTGAAGGTCAAGGTCGGTGACAAGGTCGAAGCCAACCAGGAAGTGGCCATCATCGAAGCCCTCAAGATGGAAAACCCGGTCGTCGCTCCGTGCGCCGGCACTGTCAACTCCATCTCCGTCAAGGAAACCGATACCGTCGTCGACGGCCAGACCCTGATGACCATCGCCTAAGAGGTACAGATAAATGAGTTCACTCTTAAATTCGGTCGTCGAGTTCGCGTGCGATACCGGATTCGCATATGTCACCGGCCCCATGGTGATTATGTGGATCGTGAGTTTCGTGCTGATGTACTTGGCGATTGTCAAAAAGTATGAGCCGCTGCTGCTCTTGCCGATTTCGCTCGGCGCACTGGCGGTGAATATCCCGAGCGCCGGGTTCTACGATGGCGGCTGGAGCATCGAAGGTATGTTCACGCCGACTGCCGGCCTCTACTACTACATCAGCCAGGGTATCCACCTGGAACTCTTCCCGCCCATCATCTTCTTGGGCGTGGGTGCCATGACGGACTTCGGACCGCTTATCGCCAACCCGCGTACGCTGCTCCTCGGCGGTGGCGCCCAGTTCGGCGTGTTCGCGACCATGTTCTGTGCCGTGGCCCTCGGTGGCTTTACTCTCGGTGAAGCAGCCTCCATCGGTATCATCGGCGGCGCCGACGGTCCGACCTCCATCTTCACTGCGAACAAACTCGCAAAGCACCTCATCGGACCTATCGCCGTGGCGGCCTACACCTACATGGCTCTCGTTCCGCTCATCCAGCCGCCCATCATGCGCCTGATGACCAACGACAAGGAACGCAAGATCCGCATGAAGGCTCTCCGCCAGGTGAGCAAGGCCGAACGCATCGTGTTCGCCGTGATGGTGATGATCGTCTGCATCCTCGTGGTGCCCGACGCTTCTGCACTTATCATCATGCTCATGCTTGGCAACATCTTCAAGGAAGCCGGCGTCGTGGAACGTCTCGTGAAGACCTCTTCCAACGAACTCATGAACATCGTGACCATCTTCCTCGGTACTTCCGTGGGTCTCACGATGTCTGCCGACATCTTCCTGAAGCCGCAGACCCTCATGATTATCGCCATGGGCGTTGTCGCCTTCGGTTTCTCGACCGCGGCCGGCCTCTTCCTCGCGAAGATCATGAACTGGTGCTCTCCGAAGAACCCCGTGAACCCGCTTATCGGTTCTGCCGGCGTGTCCGCTGTGCCGATGGCCGCCCGTGTTTCCCAGGTGGAAGGTGCCAAGTATGACCCGCAGAACTTCCTCTTGATGCACGCCATGGGCCCGAACGTGGCCGGCGTGATCGGTACCGCAGTCTGCGCCGGTTACATGATTAGTAGGCTTTCGTAGCCTAGGGCTTCATTGACTTGTGTTGTCATCCCCGCGAAGGCGGGGATCTCCATGCAAAGGAAAAGCCTCCGACTCGTTCGGAGGCTCCTTTTTTTGCTTGCCAGAAACAGAAAATCCCGCGAGGAACCGCGGGATTTTGAAGGGTGGGTGACCGGACTCGAACCGACAACATCCAGAATCACAATCTGGGACTCTAACCAATTGAGCTACACCCACCGTGTAGTGTGCCCAAATATAAAAAAGCCATCCCAAATTTCAAGGGATGGCGGGCAAAAAGTTTGGGAAAACCGGCGAAATCGCCCCAAAAAGGTTACTCGGCGTTCTTCTTTGCCATGATGCGGATGAAGTTTTCGCGCTTGAAGTCGTTCCTGTGCTCCATGCAAAAACGTGGGTACACCGTCTGCTTGGGGAACACCTTGATGGTGAAGAGCTCGTTGCAACCTTCCAGGCAGCACTTGAACGTGAGGTCCATTGCCTCGGTGTAGTTGTGGCGGAAGATGATGTTCTTGGATTCGATGCTCTCGACATTCTTCTTTTGCTTTTGGCGCAGCTTGATGTCGCGGTGCAGTTCGCAGTACTTGGCGATCGGGTGGCCCCAGAACTCGCGGCCGCAGCCCGGTTCCTGGCAAATCTTGAGCTTGATACGCTTTTTCTTTTTGTATTTAGGAAGCTGCATAAATACTCCGTTTTTAGACGAATCCCGTCAAGTAATGTAAAATTTAGCAAAAATCCCTCGAGAACGTCACAATTGCGGCCAAAAATCCGTTTATAAGGGTATGAGAGGCTTCAAGTGTTTCGAATGGATCCAAAAGTGGCGTGTCCGGATCGCCCTCGGGTTTGTCCTAGGGGTGTTCGGATGTACCTATGTGAGCGGGGATGATGGCGACGGTGATGGACCGCTCCGACTGACGGTATTGAACGTGGGGCAGGGGCTTGCGGTATTGCTGGAATACGGGGGCCGTTACGCCCTGTACGATACGGGCCCCGATTCGGTCGGTGTGACGGATTCGCTTTTGGCCCGCGGCGTCGATACGCTGGAGTGGGTGCTGCTCAGCCACTACCACAGGGACCACTGCGGCGGCTTTATGGAGATGCTCCCGCGGGTCCATGTCGGCAGGCTCTTTGTCGGGAGTGACACTGCGGTCGGGTTTGTGCGCGACTCCGTATTCGGGTTGGTGCGGCGGTTCGGCATTCCGGTCGATACCCTGGTTCGTGGCGATAACCTGGCGTTGGAGGGCCCGCGGTTCGAGGTGCTGTGGCCGCCCGAGTACTGGCGGGTGGGCGAGAACGGGGCGAGCGTCGTTTTGCGGGTCGAATTCGGCGAGGGCTCGGCCCTTTTGACGGGCGATCTTGACAGCGCCAGGGAACGGAGTTTGCTGGAGCTTTCGCCGACGCTCGCTGCGGACTTGTTGCAGGTGCCGCACCACGGTTCCGCAGGGAGCAGTACGATGCGCTTTTTGAGCCAGTTGGCTCCTGACTTCGCTGTGGTAGGAGTGGGGGCGCACAACAGGTACGGCCACCCGGCGCGTTCGGTTGTCCAAAAATTGAATTACGTTCTTGGTGATTCGACCAAACTGTACCGCACCGATTTGCACGGGAGCGTGGACTTTGAAATCCATCAGGATCTGGGCGTCCTCAAACCTTGAAATTTGCTATTTTCGGGGGATGCTCCACTACATTCACATTCCGGTGATGGGAATCTGTTATACGGCGGATTCGCCCATGCGCATTGCCCACATGGGGCTCACCTCGGCGATTTCGTTAGTGGACGACGGCCTGCTCGAGGAGTACCGCATGGCGTACGCGGAACGCCTTGGGGTGGATGTGGGCACGCCGCAGACCTCGCGCGAGGAACGCATTCGCCTGTACCTGGACTTTGTCACCAACGAGGTCCAGCGGAAATTTGACTGGATCCGGGGGCTCCGTGTTGGTGGCGGCAACTTCCACATGAATGATGGGACGGTCGCCGGCTTGAACGAGAAGGACCGCTATTTTATGATGCTCCCGTCGGGTTCGCCTTTGCGCGCGGAATACGACCGTGTTTGCTCGCTCTCTGGCTTGCAACGCGTTTCTGCCGAGATGGACTTGACCCAAAAGATGGAATGCGGCGAAATCCAGGCGAACATCATGG
Protein-coding regions in this window:
- a CDS encoding histidine phosphatase family protein; this translates as MKKSVWCVGCLVAVLAVAFVAGCSDGNGVMPGGGEGSPEVVEKIDAPLFVYEILADRMATDSTAIDILDMLSEPRVEQLLMNHVPEEVVHVQAKREAAAAFGIDSVQLANDSGAVMLAVSAMVQNRESKDGTMNLIRNLGEDLKGDGVWNDPNWKIKIADWVVGLDSNWRYNDVRNNAAPYYGGNVPYFEKYMRAFFPIAYGFEPCDASNAGTVTYVNQGQSVYFANNYEHADHSRVRFICDANGFQWRVASAIEKDTAGFGAGEYDKEVREGRVNHDNYYIFDAGRWRAATPQEADGFTDLVQVYANLKSSEKVVFIIRHSERTSETGASGHLTDNGKKYARDLGARLAKVGTEDFYFGYSGYTRTYETCEYIAQGKGQVNYTIEVLPYMDGAWYVKDAAKADAYVNSDGGGWMVYSKYGFTGAYSDAFYDLETRSEQLLKDQILANIGSMKRVNVMCTHDYLVVPLLAYTTDGHANVRYYEKNRWVNYMAGVAMIISADGSVRYVPVKGLETGIM
- a CDS encoding sodium ion-translocating decarboxylase subunit beta; translation: MSSLLNSVVEFACDTGFAYVTGPMVIMWIVSFVLMYLAIVKKYEPLLLLPISLGALAVNIPSAGFYDGGWSIEGMFTPTAGLYYYISQGIHLELFPPIIFLGVGAMTDFGPLIANPRTLLLGGGAQFGVFATMFCAVALGGFTLGEAASIGIIGGADGPTSIFTANKLAKHLIGPIAVAAYTYMALVPLIQPPIMRLMTNDKERKIRMKALRQVSKAERIVFAVMVMIVCILVVPDASALIIMLMLGNIFKEAGVVERLVKTSSNELMNIVTIFLGTSVGLTMSADIFLKPQTLMIIAMGVVAFGFSTAAGLFLAKIMNWCSPKNPVNPLIGSAGVSAVPMAARVSQVEGAKYDPQNFLLMHAMGPNVAGVIGTAVCAGYMISRLS
- a CDS encoding acetyl-CoA carboxylase biotin carboxyl carrier protein subunit, which gives rise to MKKTVRISFEGKTYDVEVEVLDSAVAAAPAAPVAAAPAAAPAAAPAAAGGTEVKCPLAGSVFKLKVKVGDKVEANQEVAIIEALKMENPVVAPCAGTVNSISVKETDTVVDGQTLMTIA
- a CDS encoding ComEC/Rec2 family competence protein — encoded protein: MRGFKCFEWIQKWRVRIALGFVLGVFGCTYVSGDDGDGDGPLRLTVLNVGQGLAVLLEYGGRYALYDTGPDSVGVTDSLLARGVDTLEWVLLSHYHRDHCGGFMEMLPRVHVGRLFVGSDTAVGFVRDSVFGLVRRFGIPVDTLVRGDNLALEGPRFEVLWPPEYWRVGENGASVVLRVEFGEGSALLTGDLDSARERSLLELSPTLAADLLQVPHHGSAGSSTMRFLSQLAPDFAVVGVGAHNRYGHPARSVVQKLNYVLGDSTKLYRTDLHGSVDFEIHQDLGVLKP